Proteins encoded by one window of Nitrincola iocasae:
- the pnp gene encoding polyribonucleotide nucleotidyltransferase, with translation MQAITKTFQFGQQTVTLETGRIARQATGAVMVTVDEKTQVLCTVVGMKEAKPGQSFFPLTVHYQEKYYAVGRIPGGFFKREARPTEKETLTSRLIDRPIRPLFPKGFMNEVMVICQVVSSDKGTDPDVAAMIGTSAALAISGIPFQGPIGAARVGFNEEQGYLLNPNYATLATSELDMMVAGTADAVLMVESEAKELTEDEMLGAVLYAHQEMQVVIQAINEFAAVAAKPTWDWQPVAKDESLTAQVEQLLGSRLSDAYQVADKAQRQDAVRALRDEVVTALVTGADDAPSDEDVKKVFGSIEKDTVRGRILDGQPRIDGRDTKTVRPIDVEIDVLKSVHGSSLFTRGETQAIVTCTLGTARDMQIIDAIEGERKDNFMLQYNFPGYSVGETSRMMGPGRREIGHGRLARRGVQAMLPTLEEFPYTIRVVSEITESNGSSSMASVCGASLALMDAGVPLKAPVAGIAMGLVKEGDRFAILTDILGDEDHLGDMDFKVAGTESGVTALQMDIKITGITEEIMEIALGQAMDARKHILREMAKVIGYSRPELPDNAPAMTQLKVNPEKIRDVIGKGGATIRALTEETGASIDIEDDGTVRVYADNKENAKAAVERILAITAEAEVGKIYEGKVVRIEEFGAFVNILPGKDGLVHISQIANERVKAVTDYIKMDDVIKVKVLDVDVRGRIKLSMKDMDEDESVSA, from the coding sequence GTGCAAGCGATTACCAAAACTTTTCAATTCGGTCAGCAGACCGTCACGCTTGAAACTGGACGCATTGCGCGCCAGGCCACCGGTGCCGTTATGGTTACTGTGGATGAAAAAACCCAGGTTCTGTGTACCGTTGTCGGTATGAAAGAGGCCAAACCTGGTCAGTCTTTTTTCCCGCTTACTGTGCACTATCAGGAAAAATACTATGCGGTTGGCCGCATTCCTGGAGGGTTCTTCAAGCGTGAAGCCCGTCCTACCGAGAAAGAAACGCTGACCTCTCGTCTGATTGACCGTCCAATTCGTCCGCTGTTTCCGAAAGGCTTCATGAATGAAGTCATGGTGATTTGTCAGGTTGTTTCGTCTGATAAAGGCACGGATCCAGATGTGGCGGCGATGATTGGTACCTCAGCGGCCCTGGCTATTTCAGGTATTCCTTTCCAGGGTCCGATTGGCGCCGCGCGTGTCGGCTTTAACGAAGAGCAGGGCTATCTTCTTAACCCGAACTACGCCACGCTAGCTACCTCTGAGCTGGATATGATGGTTGCCGGTACCGCTGATGCGGTACTGATGGTTGAATCTGAAGCCAAAGAGTTGACTGAAGATGAAATGCTGGGTGCTGTGTTGTATGCGCACCAGGAGATGCAGGTCGTTATTCAGGCGATCAATGAATTTGCCGCTGTTGCTGCTAAGCCTACCTGGGATTGGCAGCCAGTGGCTAAAGATGAGTCTTTGACTGCACAGGTAGAGCAGCTGTTGGGCTCTCGCTTGAGTGATGCTTACCAGGTGGCTGATAAAGCTCAGCGCCAGGACGCTGTACGTGCGCTGCGTGATGAAGTGGTTACTGCACTTGTAACCGGCGCCGATGACGCTCCGTCTGATGAAGATGTTAAAAAAGTCTTCGGTAGCATCGAAAAAGACACTGTCCGTGGTCGTATTCTGGATGGTCAGCCGCGTATTGATGGTCGTGATACCAAAACCGTACGCCCGATTGATGTTGAAATCGATGTACTGAAAAGCGTGCATGGCTCTTCACTGTTCACCCGTGGTGAAACCCAGGCGATCGTCACCTGTACCCTGGGTACCGCGCGTGACATGCAGATTATCGACGCCATTGAAGGTGAGCGCAAAGACAACTTTATGTTGCAATACAATTTCCCAGGCTACTCAGTAGGCGAAACCTCGCGCATGATGGGCCCAGGTCGTCGTGAAATCGGCCATGGTCGTCTGGCGCGTCGTGGTGTGCAGGCAATGCTGCCGACACTGGAAGAATTCCCTTACACCATTCGTGTGGTTTCCGAGATTACTGAATCCAACGGTTCCAGCTCTATGGCTTCTGTCTGTGGCGCTTCGCTGGCACTGATGGATGCCGGTGTGCCTCTGAAAGCACCTGTTGCCGGTATTGCCATGGGTCTGGTTAAAGAAGGCGATCGTTTTGCCATTCTGACCGATATTCTCGGTGATGAAGATCACCTGGGTGATATGGACTTTAAAGTAGCTGGTACTGAAAGTGGTGTTACGGCACTGCAGATGGATATCAAGATCACCGGTATTACCGAAGAAATCATGGAGATCGCTCTGGGTCAGGCCATGGATGCGCGCAAGCATATCCTGCGTGAAATGGCGAAAGTGATAGGCTACAGCCGTCCAGAACTGCCTGATAATGCACCAGCGATGACGCAGCTGAAAGTTAATCCAGAGAAAATCCGTGACGTGATCGGTAAAGGTGGTGCGACCATCCGTGCACTGACTGAAGAAACTGGCGCCTCCATCGATATCGAAGATGATGGCACTGTGCGTGTCTATGCTGACAACAAAGAAAATGCCAAAGCAGCTGTAGAGCGTATTCTGGCGATCACCGCTGAAGCCGAAGTTGGCAAAATCTACGAAGGTAAAGTTGTGCGTATCGAAGAGTTCGGTGCCTTTGTAAATATTCTGCCAGGTAAAGATGGTCTGGTGCATATTTCACAGATCGCCAACGAGCGCGTCAAAGCCGTTACTGATTATATCAAAATGGATGATGTGATTAAGGTTAAAGTACTGGATGTAGATGTTCGTGGACGTATCAAACTGTCCATGAAAGATATGGATGAAGATGAGTCTGTCAGCGCTTAA
- a CDS encoding YciC family protein: MTFEYLRQSLFFFRQHLLTLAAIQLPFLALIGLLSFFLQGDLTSGEDVASGSFLLLGLLQLCLLPLYWGATIFYMQSVLDGKPLTVMSAISLGMTSWGRLLLTYILNGFAVLLGLIMLIIPGVYVGVRLAFADYVCVLEGKSATQSLKQSWSQTQPYFWMLVQGFVIIFLCLFLLQMLIQQLFGSTLPGTLLSLLVDFGGVMLTVFGFRVFSVMREEQ, from the coding sequence ATGACGTTCGAATACCTTCGCCAGTCGCTTTTCTTTTTCAGACAACATCTACTGACTCTGGCTGCCATTCAATTGCCTTTTTTGGCCCTGATTGGCCTGTTGAGTTTTTTTCTGCAGGGCGATCTAACCAGCGGTGAAGACGTTGCAAGTGGTAGCTTTTTGTTACTCGGCTTGCTGCAACTATGTCTGCTGCCACTCTACTGGGGTGCCACGATTTTCTACATGCAGTCGGTTCTGGATGGCAAACCCCTGACCGTCATGAGCGCCATCAGCCTGGGCATGACTAGCTGGGGGCGTTTACTTCTGACTTACATACTCAATGGCTTTGCCGTGTTACTAGGCTTAATTATGCTGATCATTCCTGGTGTTTATGTCGGTGTGCGTCTGGCCTTTGCCGATTATGTCTGTGTACTCGAAGGTAAAAGTGCCACTCAGTCACTGAAGCAAAGCTGGTCACAAACGCAGCCCTACTTTTGGATGCTGGTGCAGGGCTTCGTGATTATTTTCCTCTGCTTGTTCCTGCTCCAGATGCTGATTCAGCAGTTATTCGGATCAACGCTTCCAGGCACTCTGCTGTCTTTACTGGTGGACTTCGGTGGGGTCATGCTGACTGTATTTGGCTTTCGCGTGTTCAGTGTGATGCGAGAAGAGCAATAG
- a CDS encoding methyltransferase encodes MTNRAHVDPASSLMFRTLQNSPENSLWFVDENISLPLPAAQTQIQVITNRFDLFQQLQQAGWHSRFSDFDTSHITPRSLTRILLRIPKEKPLAHYLINQAAKLLDDQGELVLIGDKSEGIRSYGKRARERLGGQLNETKINAGLWFTSITHDAQANTPELDDQQYTQLRQLSDRTGFSFISKPGLYGWQKVDQGSAFLCDELVVLLDQPLPLSGRVLDLGCGFGYLSLRSASTKTLLTCTDNNAAALRACQANIDMQGLRADVIASDAGDTLQGPFDTILCNPPFHSGFATNSDLTSRFVAAAARLLSAEGHAFFVVNKHIALEHKAASHFGKIHLQADNGHFKLIHLSQPRHYRNLS; translated from the coding sequence GTGACTAACCGAGCGCACGTAGATCCAGCGTCTTCACTCATGTTCAGGACACTGCAAAACTCGCCTGAAAACAGTCTGTGGTTTGTGGATGAAAATATCAGCCTGCCACTGCCCGCCGCACAGACACAGATTCAGGTTATCACTAACCGATTTGATCTATTCCAGCAGCTGCAACAGGCAGGCTGGCACAGTCGCTTTAGTGATTTTGACACGAGTCACATTACTCCTCGCAGTCTTACGCGAATATTACTACGTATTCCCAAGGAAAAGCCGCTAGCTCACTATTTAATCAACCAGGCCGCTAAGTTGCTGGATGATCAAGGTGAGTTAGTACTGATTGGGGATAAATCAGAAGGCATTCGCAGCTACGGCAAACGCGCCAGGGAACGACTGGGCGGCCAGTTAAATGAAACTAAAATCAATGCGGGCCTGTGGTTCACCAGCATTACCCATGATGCACAGGCAAACACGCCTGAACTGGATGATCAGCAGTACACCCAGTTGCGACAGCTCAGCGATAGAACTGGCTTCAGTTTTATCAGCAAACCCGGTCTGTACGGCTGGCAAAAAGTGGATCAAGGCAGCGCGTTCCTGTGTGATGAGTTAGTGGTACTGCTTGATCAGCCACTGCCACTTTCCGGTCGTGTATTGGACTTGGGTTGCGGCTTTGGCTATCTCAGTCTACGCAGTGCCAGCACGAAGACACTACTCACCTGCACAGATAATAATGCTGCCGCTCTGCGGGCCTGCCAGGCCAATATCGATATGCAAGGCCTAAGGGCCGACGTCATTGCCAGCGATGCTGGCGATACCCTGCAGGGTCCATTTGACACGATCCTGTGCAACCCGCCGTTTCACTCCGGCTTTGCCACCAACAGTGATTTAACCAGTCGCTTCGTTGCCGCTGCGGCACGCCTGCTATCAGCTGAAGGCCATGCCTTCTTTGTGGTCAACAAACATATTGCCCTGGAGCACAAAGCGGCCTCACACTTTGGTAAAATCCACCTGCAGGCTGATAATGGACATTTTAAGCTCATACATTTGAGTCAACCCAGACACTACAGGAACTTGTCATGA